One window from the genome of Salisaeta longa DSM 21114 encodes:
- a CDS encoding alcohol dehydrogenase: protein MKAVQVEEAGGALTVVEKPIPDPGAGEVRVAVRACGICHSDAFVKDGTYPGIQYPRVPGHEVTGVVDAVGDGVTQWSEGQRVGVGWHGGHCFTCDACRAGDFVNCANAKVTGISFDGGYAEYMVAPAEAVAALPDALAFDEAAPLLCAGITTYNALRNADLSPGDLVAVQGIGGLGHLAVQYASMFGMEVAALSRGTDKEELAHELGADHFIDTTAHDPSEALQALGGARVILATAPNSKAISQLTGGVGRDGTLLIVAATGEPIEVSPMALIQGRRSVSGWPSGTPDDSEDTLDFSALTGIAPEIEVYDLEDAADAYDRMINNEARFRVVLQP from the coding sequence ATGAAAGCTGTTCAAGTAGAAGAAGCCGGTGGCGCGCTCACCGTTGTCGAAAAGCCCATTCCCGATCCGGGGGCGGGCGAGGTGCGCGTGGCCGTGCGTGCCTGTGGCATCTGTCACAGCGATGCGTTTGTAAAGGATGGCACGTATCCAGGCATTCAGTACCCGCGGGTGCCGGGCCACGAAGTAACCGGTGTGGTGGACGCGGTAGGGGACGGCGTCACGCAATGGTCGGAAGGGCAGCGCGTAGGCGTGGGCTGGCACGGCGGCCACTGCTTTACATGCGATGCCTGCCGGGCGGGCGACTTCGTGAACTGCGCGAACGCCAAGGTGACCGGCATCTCGTTCGACGGCGGCTACGCCGAGTACATGGTGGCGCCGGCCGAAGCGGTGGCGGCCCTTCCGGACGCGCTGGCCTTCGACGAAGCCGCGCCGCTGCTGTGCGCGGGCATCACCACCTACAACGCCCTCCGCAATGCCGACCTTTCGCCCGGCGACCTCGTGGCGGTGCAAGGAATTGGCGGCCTCGGGCACCTCGCCGTGCAGTACGCAAGCATGTTCGGCATGGAGGTAGCCGCCCTCTCGCGTGGAACGGACAAAGAGGAGCTGGCCCATGAATTGGGCGCCGACCACTTCATCGACACCACGGCGCACGATCCGAGCGAAGCCCTGCAGGCCCTGGGCGGCGCCCGCGTCATTCTGGCCACAGCGCCCAACAGCAAGGCCATCTCGCAGCTTACCGGCGGCGTAGGACGCGACGGCACGCTGCTCATCGTGGCGGCTACGGGCGAGCCCATCGAAGTCTCGCCGATGGCGCTCATACAGGGACGGCGCAGCGTCAGCGGATGGCCCAGCGGCACGCCGGACGACTCGGAGGACACGCTCGACTTCAGCGCGCTCACCGGCATCGCGCCCGAGATTGAAGTCTACGACCTGGAGGACGCGGCCGACGCGTACGATCGCATGATCAACAACGAGGCGCGCTTTCGGGTGGTGCTGCAGCCCTAG
- a CDS encoding DUF2085 domain-containing protein, whose amino-acid sequence MKEASSRIVQSQWAIVPAGGWLWLGGVIATALPLVAVWLPPFVAPEVQAVLMRVFLPLCHQLPARSIHWHGVQLAVCDRCTGLYTGIFVGACIAPWIRTGWQRLGARRASWVLLGSGALLGIHWLLPVVGVWPGTMLGRYATGVIFGSVASSYVWHVLAPPARAAAPPESAPRC is encoded by the coding sequence ATGAAGGAAGCGTCGTCGCGCATTGTGCAAAGCCAGTGGGCGATTGTGCCCGCCGGGGGATGGCTGTGGCTGGGCGGCGTGATTGCCACAGCGCTTCCTCTGGTGGCGGTGTGGTTGCCGCCGTTTGTGGCACCGGAGGTGCAGGCGGTGCTTATGCGCGTGTTCCTCCCGCTGTGTCACCAGCTGCCGGCTCGGTCCATTCACTGGCACGGCGTTCAGCTTGCGGTGTGCGATCGGTGTACGGGGCTGTACACAGGCATCTTCGTGGGAGCCTGCATCGCGCCTTGGATACGCACCGGATGGCAACGGTTGGGGGCCCGGCGCGCGTCCTGGGTGCTGTTGGGCAGCGGCGCGCTGCTAGGCATCCACTGGCTGCTGCCGGTCGTTGGCGTGTGGCCGGGCACCATGCTCGGACGCTACGCTACCGGTGTTATCTTCGGCAGCGTAGCGTCGAGCTACGTGTGGCATGTGCTGGCGCCGCCCGCTAGGGCTGCAGCACCACCCGAAAGCGCGCCTCGTTGTTGA
- a CDS encoding DUF4168 domain-containing protein, protein MNIFRLKTSATCSAILFALGLLLTAPTAYAQMGGMTPPKPAEEVSGTELEAVARVVTELQASRAQMMQKLRKKYGNPAEMDSTKMKEARMEARRMQMQSMQQALNKEDQLDRKRFMSIMMAARQDSTLDKRLRTTIQEMQKNKMKQGGPMGGNGGGQ, encoded by the coding sequence ATGAATATTTTTCGTTTGAAGACGAGCGCGACGTGCTCCGCTATCCTCTTCGCGCTGGGCCTCCTGCTGACGGCCCCTACCGCGTACGCGCAGATGGGCGGCATGACCCCGCCGAAGCCCGCCGAAGAAGTGAGCGGCACTGAGCTGGAAGCGGTCGCGCGCGTCGTGACCGAGCTGCAGGCCTCGCGTGCGCAGATGATGCAAAAGCTGCGCAAGAAGTACGGCAACCCCGCGGAGATGGACTCCACCAAGATGAAGGAAGCCCGCATGGAGGCGCGCCGCATGCAAATGCAAAGCATGCAGCAGGCCCTGAATAAGGAAGACCAGCTGGATCGCAAGCGGTTCATGAGCATCATGATGGCCGCTCGGCAAGACAGCACGCTGGACAAGCGCCTGCGCACTACGATCCAGGAGATGCAGAAGAACAAGATGAAGCAAGGCGGCCCCATGGGGGGTAATGGCGGCGGACAGTAA
- a CDS encoding cation:proton antiporter, whose amino-acid sequence MPYAVWFASNGRLLLLVGGIVIVSLLARRALERRGLPDLLAFLALGIALRALNTWTGVLSPAVGQGLNLLADVGIIVLLFRVGMRCNAVALWQRLPRALPIAATTMLFGGMLVVGIAALGFGRSLLSSLFLCIALAGTSVGVASRLWQRHGVLNAPEGFLLLDVAELNDLLSVVGFAGLLALAAHLNEPRLVDWMSPAAHAVGGLLLKLAGLTVISFVLERYVAPLVTDLLDTGADTLLVLLGMALLVSGLTALADVPIALGGFFAGLLFSRQSVASDIDPAFDTLYDLFVPFFYVGIGVLVDGRAVLAILPFAATLLAALMVGQGLAAYLPARQLMDATTARRFSISLLPRSGIPLIIAEKGWQQNVLSRADFTVVVVIVLATLVGVPLLLQLYLPEGPEGPAEDPEPSGPPAGR is encoded by the coding sequence ATGCCGTACGCTGTATGGTTTGCCTCCAACGGACGGCTCCTGCTGTTGGTCGGCGGCATCGTCATCGTGTCGCTCCTCGCGCGGCGCGCCCTTGAGCGCCGCGGCTTGCCCGATCTGCTGGCGTTCTTGGCCCTGGGCATAGCCCTGCGCGCCCTGAACACGTGGACGGGCGTGCTGTCGCCGGCCGTTGGGCAGGGCCTCAACCTGTTGGCCGACGTGGGCATCATCGTGCTGCTCTTTCGGGTGGGCATGCGCTGCAATGCCGTGGCCCTTTGGCAACGCCTGCCGCGCGCCCTCCCCATTGCGGCCACCACCATGCTCTTTGGCGGAATGCTCGTGGTGGGCATTGCCGCCCTGGGCTTTGGGCGCTCGTTGCTGTCGAGCTTGTTTTTGTGCATCGCCCTTGCGGGAACGAGCGTGGGCGTGGCCTCGCGGCTGTGGCAGCGGCATGGCGTCCTGAACGCGCCGGAAGGGTTTCTGCTGCTGGATGTGGCCGAGCTGAACGACCTGCTGAGCGTGGTGGGGTTTGCGGGGCTCTTGGCGCTGGCCGCGCATCTCAACGAACCCCGGCTGGTGGATTGGATGAGTCCGGCGGCGCATGCGGTGGGAGGGCTCCTGCTCAAACTCGCGGGCCTCACGGTCATCAGCTTCGTTTTGGAGCGCTACGTCGCGCCCCTCGTCACCGATTTGTTGGACACCGGTGCCGATACGTTGCTCGTGCTGCTGGGCATGGCCCTGCTCGTCAGCGGCCTCACGGCCCTGGCCGATGTGCCGATTGCGCTCGGCGGCTTCTTTGCCGGTCTGCTGTTTAGTCGGCAATCGGTGGCGTCAGACATCGACCCGGCGTTCGATACGCTCTACGACCTGTTCGTTCCGTTCTTTTATGTGGGCATCGGGGTGTTGGTGGACGGCCGGGCCGTGCTTGCAATCCTCCCGTTTGCGGCAACGCTGCTTGCGGCGCTGATGGTTGGGCAGGGGCTCGCGGCGTACCTCCCGGCGCGCCAGCTGATGGATGCCACAACGGCCCGCCGCTTTTCGATCAGCTTGCTTCCGCGGTCCGGCATTCCCCTCATCATCGCAGAAAAAGGGTGGCAGCAGAACGTTCTGTCGAGGGCCGACTTCACCGTGGTGGTCGTTATCGTGCTGGCTACGCTGGTGGGCGTTCCGCTCCTGCTACAGCTGTATCTCCCGGAAGGGCCGGAGGGCCCGGCCGAAGATCCCGAGCCGTCGGGGCCGCCGGCCGGACGCTAG
- a CDS encoding glycosyltransferase: MDAPPRRVLLIAYYVPPAGGPAVQRILQFTDHLPRAGWQPEVLTVRDGAFPNRDPQLLQRLAPSLPVHRTRAFDPLALYARLKGTEGGLPAGALDSDGGSFMERLARWVRANVFIPDARVGWWPFAVRRGRQLLRTGRFDAILTSGAPHSVHLIGHTLHACTGVPWVADLHDPWTDISYYDDFPHTRWARRLDASLERAVLRNATAVTTVSPSWADLFAQKVPGTYAVVENGFDAAAFAALEEPVARDTFVLAHVGKLYASRNPTVVWDALAALHADGAIPKLTLRCIGTVAPVVRQALAARNLLSLLDERSFIPHEEAIRAMARSALLLLAIEPFAQARGMITSKLYEYLASGRPVLGVGPANGDAAALLHTLHAGTMVDWDDVEAATAAIKAHYDAWAAGAPQAGAAWDAMQQHNRTAQAARMAAVLDGIVPVERTDSA; encoded by the coding sequence ATGGACGCCCCGCCCCGCCGTGTGCTGCTCATCGCGTACTACGTGCCGCCCGCCGGCGGACCGGCGGTGCAGCGTATCCTCCAGTTTACGGACCACCTGCCGCGTGCGGGATGGCAGCCGGAGGTGCTCACCGTGCGCGATGGCGCCTTCCCCAACCGCGATCCACAGTTGCTGCAACGCCTCGCGCCGTCGTTGCCCGTCCACCGCACGCGGGCGTTCGATCCGCTGGCGCTGTACGCGCGGCTCAAAGGAACCGAGGGTGGCCTGCCGGCGGGCGCGCTCGATAGCGACGGCGGCTCGTTCATGGAGCGCCTGGCCCGCTGGGTGCGCGCCAACGTCTTCATCCCCGACGCGCGCGTCGGGTGGTGGCCCTTTGCCGTACGCCGCGGACGCCAGCTGCTGCGCACCGGCCGCTTCGATGCCATCCTGACCAGCGGCGCACCGCACTCCGTCCATCTCATCGGGCATACGCTACACGCTTGTACCGGCGTGCCCTGGGTGGCCGACCTGCACGACCCGTGGACTGACATCAGCTACTACGACGACTTTCCACACACCCGCTGGGCCCGCCGCCTCGATGCGTCGCTAGAGCGCGCCGTTCTGCGCAATGCCACGGCCGTAACCACCGTTAGCCCATCGTGGGCCGACTTGTTTGCGCAGAAGGTGCCGGGCACGTATGCGGTCGTCGAAAATGGATTTGACGCTGCGGCCTTTGCGGCGCTGGAGGAGCCGGTGGCGCGCGACACATTCGTGCTCGCGCACGTCGGCAAGCTGTATGCCAGCCGCAACCCCACGGTGGTGTGGGATGCCCTCGCTGCCCTCCATGCGGACGGGGCCATCCCGAAGCTCACGCTGCGTTGCATTGGCACCGTCGCACCGGTCGTGCGGCAGGCCCTCGCCGCGCGCAACCTGCTGTCGCTGCTGGACGAACGCTCCTTCATCCCGCACGAGGAGGCCATCCGCGCGATGGCCCGCAGCGCGCTTCTGCTGCTGGCCATTGAGCCGTTTGCGCAGGCCCGTGGCATGATTACCAGCAAGCTGTACGAGTACCTGGCCAGCGGGCGTCCGGTGCTGGGCGTAGGCCCCGCCAACGGCGACGCAGCCGCGCTGCTGCATACGCTGCACGCCGGCACCATGGTAGACTGGGACGACGTGGAGGCGGCGACGGCGGCCATCAAGGCGCACTACGACGCGTGGGCCGCAGGCGCGCCGCAAGCCGGCGCGGCCTGGGACGCCATGCAGCAGCACAACCGGACGGCGCAGGCGGCCCGGATGGCAGCGGTGCTCGATGGCATCGTCCCTGTAGAACGCACAGACAGCGCCTAG
- a CDS encoding TVP38/TMEM64 family protein, which produces MVDQTTYVRWMLPVAVLLLLLGAYLGLSSVQSFVDGAYAALVSGRPARVEAWVHRWGAWGAAALLALMLLQSVVAVLPSILPLIAAVLLYGPWWGGLLAWMGMLLAAALAYTLGALLQPVTVDALVGAAARERMEGLVRRYGVWAIVTARVAPALSTDAVSYGAGLLGMSFPRFLAATGGGTLPLVVLVAYLGASAERLVNGLVWVSVGSIAAFGLYVAYDQWATGDAA; this is translated from the coding sequence ATGGTAGACCAAACGACGTATGTGCGATGGATGCTTCCGGTCGCGGTTCTCCTTCTTCTGCTGGGTGCGTACCTGGGCCTCTCATCGGTTCAGTCGTTTGTCGACGGAGCCTACGCGGCGCTTGTCAGCGGGCGGCCGGCGCGGGTGGAGGCCTGGGTGCATCGGTGGGGCGCGTGGGGGGCGGCTGCGCTGCTGGCACTCATGCTTTTGCAATCGGTGGTGGCGGTGCTTCCCTCCATCCTCCCGCTGATTGCTGCGGTGTTGCTGTACGGCCCCTGGTGGGGCGGCCTGTTGGCCTGGATGGGCATGCTGCTGGCGGCGGCGCTTGCATACACGCTGGGCGCGCTCCTACAGCCGGTAACGGTGGATGCCCTCGTGGGCGCCGCGGCCCGCGAGCGGATGGAGGGGCTGGTGCGCCGCTACGGCGTGTGGGCCATTGTGACGGCGCGCGTGGCACCGGCGCTCTCCACCGATGCGGTGAGCTACGGTGCGGGCTTGTTGGGCATGTCCTTTCCCCGGTTTCTCGCGGCCACCGGTGGGGGCACGCTGCCGCTGGTTGTGCTGGTGGCCTATCTGGGGGCCTCGGCCGAGCGGCTTGTCAACGGACTGGTATGGGTCTCGGTGGGAAGCATTGCGGCCTTCGGCCTCTACGTGGCCTACGACCAATGGGCGACCGGGGATGCGGCCTAG